Proteins from one Chitinophaga oryzae genomic window:
- a CDS encoding response regulator transcription factor: MQKILVVEDEVKVANAVKKGLEENGFEVDVAYDGRMGKSLAASNNYDLVILDLNLPHHNGYELCEVIRRKNNRVPVIMLTALGGVEDKMQAFELGADDYLVKPFDFRELLARIRVFLKRAGSETPHGTQYKITIADLEIDREKKEVTRGGKKIALTAKEYQLLDFLALHKGKVISKLTIAEKVWDIDFDTGTNVIEVYMNFLRKKIDKDFEQKLLHTKTGMGYYLSEE; encoded by the coding sequence ATGCAGAAAATACTGGTGGTAGAAGATGAAGTCAAAGTAGCCAATGCCGTGAAAAAAGGCCTTGAAGAAAACGGCTTCGAGGTAGACGTGGCCTACGACGGCCGCATGGGCAAAAGCCTGGCTGCCAGCAACAACTACGACCTTGTCATTCTGGACCTCAACCTCCCCCATCACAACGGCTACGAACTGTGTGAAGTGATCCGCCGCAAAAACAACCGCGTGCCCGTGATCATGCTCACCGCACTGGGCGGCGTGGAAGATAAAATGCAGGCCTTTGAACTGGGTGCAGACGATTACCTGGTAAAACCATTCGACTTCCGCGAACTGCTGGCACGTATCCGCGTATTCCTTAAACGGGCCGGCTCCGAGACCCCGCACGGCACACAGTACAAAATCACCATCGCCGACCTGGAAATAGACCGGGAAAAGAAAGAAGTCACCCGCGGCGGCAAAAAAATAGCCCTCACCGCCAAAGAATACCAGCTGCTCGACTTCCTGGCGCTGCACAAAGGCAAAGTGATCTCCAAACTCACCATCGCTGAAAAAGTATGGGACATCGACTTCGATACCGGCACCAACGTCATCGAAGTATATATGAACTTCCTGCGTAAAAAAATCGATAAAGACTTTGAGCAGAAACTGCTCCATACCAAAACCGGCATGGGATATTACCTCTCCGAAGAGTAA
- a CDS encoding ABC-F family ATP-binding cassette domain-containing protein produces the protein MLIALQDITFEFGSRVILEDSSWHIEPGDRVGLIGLNGTGKSTLLRIINGEYSVSKGSVNKSKNLTIGFFNQDLLSFETDESILTVGMMAFGKALELEKEIDRLTKELEHDQTEELLHQFSDALHEFEALDGYNMKHKTAQVLEGLGFTTADLDRPYSEFSGGWRMRVLLARLILQQPDVLMLDEPTNHLDLPSIEWLERYLVGYNGAVIIVSHDRFFLDRMVNKIVEVYQQQLHHYAGSYADYEVEKELRREMQQRAYENQQDYIRQQERFIERFKAKASKAAQAQSIAKRLDKLERVEQVDNGPSKIKINFSIDKTPGKILCTLNNISKAYGANQILKNTSAEINRGDKIALIGANGKGKSTLLRIIFGMEPMEGERVPGHNVVTSFYAQHQLESLDLNSEILDELKNFGSGRTELELRQLLGCFLFTGDDVFKKIRILSGGEKARVALAKTIISQANFLMLDEPTNHLDMNSVQMLIDALDKYEGSFVLVSHDRYFVSQTANKIWEIVDGEIKEFKGTYTEYEEWKKRMAAQAAAAPVKAAPAETKKETKQAPAATSNNTATKGAINKDVQRELQKQQKQFAQVEGQLASLKERKASLEANLGDPATYNDRTKFAQVESEYQDVLKFIDRANEQYEQLFEKIMQLEANLVS, from the coding sequence ATGTTAATCGCATTACAGGACATTACTTTTGAGTTTGGGTCCAGGGTTATCCTGGAAGATTCTTCCTGGCATATAGAGCCGGGAGACCGCGTTGGCCTTATCGGATTGAATGGAACCGGAAAATCCACCCTGCTGCGTATTATCAATGGCGAATACTCCGTTTCCAAAGGAAGCGTTAATAAAAGCAAAAACCTGACGATCGGCTTCTTCAACCAGGACCTGCTCAGCTTTGAGACGGACGAGTCTATCCTCACCGTAGGGATGATGGCCTTCGGCAAAGCGCTGGAACTGGAAAAGGAAATCGACCGGCTCACCAAAGAACTGGAACACGACCAGACAGAAGAGCTGTTGCACCAGTTCAGCGACGCCCTCCACGAATTCGAAGCGCTGGACGGCTACAACATGAAACACAAAACGGCACAGGTACTGGAAGGCCTCGGCTTCACCACCGCCGACCTGGACCGCCCCTATAGCGAATTCTCCGGCGGATGGCGGATGCGCGTGCTCCTCGCCCGCCTCATTCTCCAGCAGCCGGACGTACTCATGCTCGACGAACCGACGAACCACCTCGACCTTCCGTCCATCGAATGGCTGGAACGGTACCTCGTTGGCTACAACGGCGCTGTGATCATCGTATCGCACGACCGTTTCTTCCTGGACCGTATGGTCAACAAAATCGTGGAAGTATACCAGCAGCAACTACACCACTACGCCGGCTCCTACGCCGACTATGAAGTGGAGAAAGAACTGCGCCGCGAAATGCAGCAACGCGCCTACGAAAACCAGCAGGACTATATCCGCCAGCAGGAAAGGTTTATCGAACGCTTTAAAGCCAAAGCCTCTAAAGCCGCCCAGGCACAGAGCATCGCCAAAAGGCTGGATAAACTGGAGCGGGTGGAACAGGTAGACAACGGTCCGTCTAAAATCAAGATCAACTTCTCCATCGATAAAACACCAGGCAAAATCCTGTGTACGCTGAACAACATCAGCAAAGCCTATGGCGCTAACCAGATCCTGAAAAATACCAGCGCAGAAATCAACCGCGGCGATAAAATCGCCCTGATCGGCGCCAACGGTAAGGGTAAATCCACCCTGCTGCGTATTATCTTCGGCATGGAACCCATGGAAGGCGAAAGAGTGCCGGGACACAACGTGGTGACCAGCTTCTACGCCCAGCACCAGCTCGAATCCCTGGACCTCAACAGCGAGATCCTCGACGAACTGAAAAATTTCGGTTCCGGCCGCACTGAGCTGGAACTGCGCCAGCTGCTCGGCTGCTTCCTCTTTACCGGCGACGACGTATTCAAAAAAATACGTATCCTCTCCGGGGGTGAGAAAGCCAGGGTGGCACTGGCCAAAACCATCATCAGCCAGGCCAACTTCCTCATGCTCGATGAGCCCACCAACCACCTCGACATGAACTCCGTGCAGATGCTGATCGACGCCCTCGATAAATACGAAGGCAGCTTCGTGCTCGTATCGCACGACCGTTACTTCGTGAGCCAGACGGCCAACAAGATCTGGGAAATCGTGGACGGCGAAATCAAAGAGTTTAAAGGCACCTACACCGAATACGAAGAATGGAAAAAACGGATGGCCGCACAAGCTGCTGCTGCACCGGTAAAAGCCGCGCCCGCCGAAACCAAAAAAGAAACCAAACAGGCGCCAGCCGCCACCAGCAATAACACCGCCACCAAAGGCGCCATCAATAAAGACGTGCAACGCGAACTGCAGAAACAACAAAAACAGTTTGCACAGGTAGAAGGACAGCTGGCCAGCCTGAAAGAACGTAAAGCCAGCCTGGAAGCCAACTTAGGCGACCCGGCCACCTATAACGACCGGACTAAGTTTGCACAGGTAGAAAGCGAATACCAGGACGTACTGAAATTCATCGACAGGGCCAACGAACAATACGAACAGCTCTTCGAGAAAATCATGCAACTGGAAGCAAACCTCGTTAGCTAA
- a CDS encoding DUF3347 domain-containing protein produces MNFRLGVPVGTLCIAVALFGCQSSSTRSGEEAAAPAAALQAPYSQVYYDSLQTVMQAYYQLSDALVKADSAAANVAAASLKLHMDSLPVSSLQMDSSHLNIITGTTGSISAELAGFEGEKDLEGKRSSFQMVSDMLFDLVKNTGLKGKTLYHQYCPMAFDDKGAYWLSEKPEILNPYFGDKMLHCGETKDTLSYQ; encoded by the coding sequence ATGAATTTCAGATTAGGCGTTCCCGTGGGAACATTATGCATAGCGGTTGCCCTGTTTGGCTGTCAGTCATCCTCCACCAGATCCGGTGAAGAAGCGGCGGCGCCGGCAGCGGCGTTACAGGCGCCCTACAGCCAGGTATATTACGATTCCCTGCAAACGGTCATGCAGGCTTACTATCAGCTGTCAGACGCCCTGGTAAAAGCCGACAGCGCAGCGGCCAACGTGGCGGCGGCTTCCCTGAAACTGCACATGGACAGCCTGCCGGTAAGCTCCCTTCAGATGGACAGCAGCCATCTTAATATCATCACCGGCACCACCGGCAGCATCAGCGCTGAACTGGCGGGTTTTGAAGGCGAAAAAGACCTCGAAGGCAAACGGTCGTCTTTCCAGATGGTGTCTGACATGTTATTCGATCTCGTCAAGAATACCGGCCTCAAAGGTAAAACCCTTTATCATCAATATTGCCCGATGGCCTTCGATGACAAAGGCGCTTACTGGCTGAGCGAAAAACCGGAGATCCTGAATCCTTACTTCGGAGATAAAATGTTGCATTGCGGAGAAACAAAAGATACTTTAAGTTACCAGTAA
- a CDS encoding TonB-dependent receptor, giving the protein MQSFRYVVTFLMILTLCVAAKAQRYTVSGYVRDSTNGESLPGATVQVQGTGTGIQTNTYGFYSLTLSPGTYTIIYSFVGYESKSLELNLTGNTIRYMELLPRSYQAKEVVVTARQQHAHVKSTDMGRVELSSQQVKKLPALMGETDVLKALQLMPGVQAAGEGNAGFYVRGGGPDQNLILLDEAPVYNTGHLFGFFSVFNADAIKNTTLIKGGMPANYGGRLSSVVDVNMKEGNNKTFQGEGGIGLIASRLSLQGPLKKDKASFIVSGRRTYIDLLSKPFVNNSEYKGTGYYFYDLNMKVNYILSDKDRLYLSGYLGRDVFSFSSNNRKFLVKIPWGNSTATLRWNHVFSSKLFANLSLIYNDYKFQFSALQNSFNLRLSSGISDANGKLDFDFYPNPRHHIKFGGNYIYHVFTPSTVSGGQDSTVFSPPENAYKKYAHEVGAYLMDDWEISPHLQLNAGVRFSGFMQIGPYTRYIRNDAGQKTDSVRYGRWRPVVSYGGFEPRLILRYSWNNDNAIKAAFTRNYQFIHLVSNAGTTLPTDVWVPSTYRVQPQQSWQYSAGYFRNFKNNTYEASVEAYYKEMYHQIEYREGYTPSLSDPELDFVFGKGKAYGVEVFVNKKKGALTGWLGYTLAWTWRKFPQLNNGEWYPAKYDRRHDFVAVATYELNKRWTFSGVFIYGTGNTTTMPEQFYFMEGALVQGYGKINSYRMAPYNRLDLSAIYTPRPKRENKRFQGSWAFSIYNVYSRKNPYFIYFDQEGKAVDGSLKVTARQVSLFPIIPAVTYNFRF; this is encoded by the coding sequence ATGCAAAGCTTTAGATATGTAGTTACTTTCCTGATGATCCTGACCCTGTGTGTGGCTGCAAAGGCACAGCGTTACACCGTTAGCGGGTATGTACGCGACAGTACCAACGGCGAGTCTCTCCCGGGCGCCACGGTACAGGTGCAGGGCACCGGCACCGGCATCCAGACCAACACCTATGGATTTTATTCCCTCACCCTGTCTCCCGGCACTTACACCATCATTTATTCTTTTGTAGGTTATGAAAGCAAATCGCTGGAATTAAACCTAACAGGTAATACTATACGTTATATGGAACTGTTGCCCCGGTCTTACCAGGCGAAGGAAGTCGTGGTAACGGCCCGGCAGCAGCATGCGCATGTGAAGAGCACAGACATGGGCCGCGTGGAGCTCTCTTCCCAGCAGGTGAAGAAGTTGCCGGCGCTGATGGGGGAGACGGACGTGCTGAAGGCGCTGCAGCTCATGCCTGGCGTACAGGCCGCGGGAGAAGGCAATGCCGGTTTTTATGTGCGGGGCGGCGGTCCCGATCAGAACCTGATCCTGCTGGACGAAGCGCCGGTATACAATACCGGCCACCTGTTCGGCTTCTTTTCCGTTTTTAATGCCGATGCCATTAAAAACACTACTCTTATTAAAGGAGGCATGCCGGCCAATTACGGCGGGCGCCTGTCTTCCGTGGTGGACGTGAATATGAAAGAAGGCAACAACAAAACGTTCCAGGGCGAGGGCGGCATAGGACTGATCGCGTCCCGGCTTTCCCTGCAGGGGCCGCTGAAAAAAGACAAAGCTTCCTTCATCGTTTCAGGGAGGCGCACTTACATCGATCTGCTCTCCAAACCTTTTGTCAACAACTCGGAGTACAAAGGTACCGGCTATTACTTTTATGACCTGAACATGAAGGTGAACTATATCCTGTCTGACAAGGACCGGCTGTACCTCAGTGGTTATCTCGGCAGGGATGTGTTCAGTTTTTCCAGCAACAACCGGAAGTTCCTGGTGAAGATCCCCTGGGGCAACAGTACGGCTACCCTGCGCTGGAACCACGTTTTCAGCAGTAAGCTGTTCGCCAACCTGTCGCTGATTTACAATGACTACAAGTTCCAGTTCAGCGCGCTGCAGAACAGTTTTAACCTCCGCCTGTCTTCCGGTATCAGCGACGCCAACGGGAAACTGGATTTTGATTTTTACCCCAATCCCCGCCATCATATTAAGTTTGGCGGTAATTATATTTACCATGTGTTCACGCCCAGCACCGTCAGCGGGGGGCAGGATTCCACCGTATTTTCTCCTCCGGAAAACGCCTACAAGAAGTATGCGCATGAAGTAGGGGCCTATCTGATGGACGACTGGGAGATATCGCCGCATTTGCAGCTCAATGCGGGCGTGCGTTTCAGCGGTTTTATGCAGATAGGGCCTTATACCCGTTATATCCGCAATGATGCCGGCCAGAAAACCGACAGTGTGCGATATGGCCGCTGGCGGCCGGTGGTGAGCTATGGAGGCTTTGAGCCGCGCCTGATCCTGCGGTACTCCTGGAATAATGATAATGCCATCAAGGCTGCTTTTACGCGTAATTACCAGTTCATTCACCTGGTGTCCAATGCAGGCACCACTTTGCCGACCGATGTGTGGGTGCCCAGCACCTACCGGGTGCAGCCGCAGCAGTCGTGGCAATATTCCGCCGGCTACTTCCGCAATTTTAAAAACAATACCTACGAAGCCTCTGTAGAAGCCTATTATAAGGAGATGTACCACCAGATAGAATACCGCGAAGGATACACGCCCTCGTTGTCTGATCCCGAGCTGGATTTTGTTTTCGGAAAGGGGAAAGCTTACGGGGTGGAAGTGTTTGTGAACAAGAAAAAAGGTGCGCTGACAGGCTGGCTGGGATATACGCTGGCGTGGACGTGGCGGAAGTTTCCCCAGCTGAACAACGGGGAGTGGTACCCGGCAAAGTACGACCGGCGGCACGATTTCGTGGCGGTGGCTACGTATGAATTAAATAAACGGTGGACTTTTTCGGGTGTGTTTATCTATGGCACGGGCAACACCACTACGATGCCTGAACAGTTCTATTTCATGGAAGGCGCGCTGGTACAGGGATATGGTAAGATCAATTCATATCGCATGGCGCCGTACAACCGGCTGGATTTATCTGCTATTTATACACCCAGGCCGAAAAGAGAGAACAAGCGGTTCCAGGGAAGCTGGGCATTCTCGATTTATAACGTGTACAGCAGGAAAAATCCCTATTTCATTTATTTTGACCAGGAGGGAAAGGCGGTGGATGGGTCACTGAAAGTCACGGCCAGGCAGGTGTCGTTGTTTCCGATTATTCCCGCGGTGACGTATAATTTTAGGTTTTAG